The Gloeobacter violaceus PCC 7421 DNA window GCCCCGCTCATGGCCACCGCCGTGCAACTGCGCTTCGAGGCGCACACGCGGGTTCTTGCGCCGCACGTAGAGAGCACCGATGCCCTTGGGGCCGTAGAGCTTGTGGCCTGACATCGACATCAAGTCGATGCCTAGGGCCTGCACGTCGATGGGCACTTTGCCCAGGGCCTGGGCAGCGTCGGTGTGAAAGAGCACGCCGTGGGATTTGGCAATCTTGGCGATTTCGGCGACAGGCTGAATGACGCCGATTTCGTTGTTGGCGAACATCACCGAGATCAAAACGGTCTCAGGGGTAATCGCCGCTTCCAACTCGGCCAGATCTATGAGACCGTCGGGCTTGACCGGCAGATAAGTGATGCGGCAGCCGTGCTGCTCGAGGTACTTGGCGCTATCCAGGATGCACTTGTGCTCGGTGACCACGGTGATGATGTGGTTGCCCTTCTCGCGGTACACCTCGGCCACACCCTTGAGGGCGAGGTTGTTCGATTCAGTGGCGCCGCTGGTGAAGATGATTTCCTTCGGGTCGGCCCCTACCGCCGCAGCAATCTGGGCGCGGGCGTTTTCGACCGCTTCCTCCGCTTCCCAGCCATAGGCGTGGTTGCGGCTGGCCGCGTTGCCGAATTTCTCGGTGAAGTACGGCAACATCACCTCCAGCACCACCGGATCGACCGGGGTGGTGGCGTTGTTGTCCATATAGATAGCTCTAGTGATCATCCTGCCTGTTCCCTTCGGGTGCTAAACGTCTCGCCGGACTCGAACGGATACCGCACTAACTTGGTACTGTTTCGCTGGCTTCATTGTACTTTACGGTGGTGGCGATACCGGTGGCGAACGACGGCTCAGCAAGACATGCCTCTGACTGGGACTTGGCCTGGCCAGAGCTGTGGAAGAGGACTGTGCGCCGAGAGCGGCAAGGCTTAGCGCCTGGTTATCCTGTTGTCCTGCCAGACGCGGTGGACTGCTGCCGAAGCTTCAGCCGCGGGGAGTGTCAATGCTGTTGAGCCTGATTTTGCGGGGTCGAACTCACTTCCGGCCTGCATGGCGGGCTTTCTTCCCCCAGGGAGAGCCTGCCGTGCCGGACTGCCGCGACGATGGAGAGAACTGCCGCCAGGGCATACAGGAGGAAAACATGGAGACACCCCGCGAGCCGCTCACTTCGTTGCCGCCGGATCTTATCGAGAGGGGCACGCTGGCCGGACTGTTCGTGGACCGGCGCAGCGCCGAAGCCGCCATCGCCGATCTCGACGCGAACGGGTTCAATCTCGACACGCTTGGGGTGGCGCTCGCCGAACGGCAGGAACAGCGCGAACTGATCAACGCAACCGGCACCCAGACCGTCGAAGAAGCCGCCGAGGGCGGCAGTGGTATCCTCGGTACAATCGCCAATCTGCTGAGTCCCCGCGAGCCCGCCCTGGCGGAGAAGTTGGTGGAACTGCTCACAGGTATGGGCGTCCCTGAGGCGGAGGCACGGCATTTCGAACGGGGAGTCGCCCAGGGCTCCACCTTGGTTACGGTGCAGGCGCTTGGGGTTCGCGTCACCGACGCACTGGCAATCTTGAACCGTCACGGCGCGGATGTCGGTTTTGCGGTGAGCCCGGAGGCGCTCTTGCCGTCCAGCAGCAACCCGCCCGACAGCACCGGGCTTGACCTGGCGGGCGGCTAAATTCTGGCCGCTCAGGGATCTTTCACGCAGATGGCATTGGCGGTGCAGACGTTGCGGGCGAC harbors:
- a CDS encoding general stress protein is translated as METPREPLTSLPPDLIERGTLAGLFVDRRSAEAAIADLDANGFNLDTLGVALAERQEQRELINATGTQTVEEAAEGGSGILGTIANLLSPREPALAEKLVELLTGMGVPEAEARHFERGVAQGSTLVTVQALGVRVTDALAILNRHGADVGFAVSPEALLPSSSNPPDSTGLDLAGG
- a CDS encoding IscS subfamily cysteine desulfurase is translated as MITRAIYMDNNATTPVDPVVLEVMLPYFTEKFGNAASRNHAYGWEAEEAVENARAQIAAAVGADPKEIIFTSGATESNNLALKGVAEVYREKGNHIITVVTEHKCILDSAKYLEQHGCRITYLPVKPDGLIDLAELEAAITPETVLISVMFANNEIGVIQPVAEIAKIAKSHGVLFHTDAAQALGKVPIDVQALGIDLMSMSGHKLYGPKGIGALYVRRKNPRVRLEAQLHGGGHERGMRSGTLYVPLIVGMGAAAERAVQNLEVEAARTRKLRERLLEQITGRLSEVYVNGSLEHRLSGNLNLSFAFVEGEALLMGLNDTVALSSGSACTSASLEPSYVLKALGVGDELAHSSLRFGIGRFNTEEDIDRTSAKIVEVVNRLREMSPLWEMHQEGIDLKQMAWPPTDFLLPTAHPERIPGHAVQR